In Fusarium oxysporum Fo47 chromosome XI, complete sequence, the following are encoded in one genomic region:
- a CDS encoding ClpP/crotonase-like domain-containing protein yields the protein MENLQDIKLSTASDTGVALIQFNRPAKRNAFSQNTINEIVATLDHLDSVDTVRAVVLTGGPEGHFCAGMDLNELVELSTSKAHKIEFLKDLTDALARFSKPLIAAVVGFALGGGFEIALACDIIYAAEDAMFGLPEVKIGTIPGAGGTQRLARALGKHKAMEFVLTGEPASGAEFERLGVVTKVFPRSDVVQVATSLAEKIARLSAPVIETAKKAVLTVENSTLDAGMTHEKALYYSTFGLDDFKEGIQSFLQKRQPSFKHS from the exons ATGGAGAACCTCCAGGATATCAAGCTTTCGACCGCCAGCGATACTGGTGTCGCACTCATCCAGTTCAACAGACCAGCCAAACGCAATGCCTTTTCACAGAATACGATAAACGAAATAGTCGCCACTCTGGACCATCTAGACTCAGTGGATACCGTGCGCGCTGTGGTTTTGACTGGTGGACCTGAAGGGCACTTTTGTG CTGGCATGGATTTAAACGAGTTGGTGGAGCTGTCGACTTCGAAAGCCCATAAAATTGAGTTTCTCAAGGATTTGACCGATGCGCTAGCGAGGTTTTCCAAGCCTCtcattgctgctgttgttgggtTTGCT TTGGGTGGTGGTTTCGAGATTGCTCTTGCT TGCGACATCATCTAcgctgctgaagatgccaTGTTCGGCCTTCCAGAGGTCAAGATCGGTACCATCCCCGGCGCAGGCGGTACACAGCGCCTGGCTCGTGCCCTGGGAAAGCACAAG GCAATGGAGTTCGTCTTGACAGGCGAGCCAGCAAGTGGAGCTGAATTCGAGCGACTTGGCGTTGTAACAAAGGTCTTCCCCAGGTCAGACGTTGTCCAAGTAGCGACGTCGCTGGCTGAGAAGATTGCGCGTCTGTCGGCTCCGGTTATCGAAACGGCCAAGAAAGCTGTTTTGACTG TGGAAAATTCGACCCTTGATGCTGGGATGACGCATGAAAAGGCGCTGTACTATTCGACGTTTGGGCTGGATGATTTCAAGGAGGGAATCCAGTCATTCCTCCAGAAACGACAGCCCAGCTTCAAACATTCTTAG